The following are from one region of the Cloacibacterium sp. TD35 genome:
- a CDS encoding thioredoxin family protein produces the protein MKKSILKLAFVSILLPTVFSAQTSTLTGAEKLEAKKKSEAEKASYAKPYDEAENAEQKIAELVKKAKKENKNIMLQAGGNWCIWCLRFNNFVQTTPELKNLVDENYIYYHLNYSPKNKNEKIFAQYGNPGEKYGYPVFIVLDKNGKQIHTQESGSLEEGKGYSLEKVKTFFEAWKPKK, from the coding sequence ATTAAAAAATCAATACTAAAATTAGCTTTTGTGAGCATTTTGTTGCCAACTGTTTTTTCGGCACAAACTTCTACTTTGACAGGAGCTGAAAAATTAGAAGCTAAGAAAAAATCAGAAGCAGAAAAGGCCTCTTATGCAAAACCTTATGACGAAGCCGAAAATGCAGAACAAAAAATTGCAGAATTGGTAAAAAAAGCGAAAAAAGAGAATAAAAACATCATGCTACAAGCAGGAGGAAACTGGTGTATTTGGTGTTTGAGATTTAATAATTTCGTGCAAACTACCCCAGAATTAAAGAATTTGGTAGATGAAAATTACATTTATTATCACTTAAATTATTCTCCGAAAAATAAAAACGAGAAAATTTTTGCGCAATACGGAAATCCCGGTGAAAAATATGGTTATCCTGTTTTCATAGTTCTTGATAAAAATGGAAAGCAAATTCATACGCAAGAAAGCGGTTCGCTGGAAGAAGGAAAAGGCTACAGCCTAGAAAAAGTAAAAACGTTCTTCGAAGCTTGGAAACCTAAAAAATAA
- a CDS encoding glycosyltransferase family 2 protein — MKTAIAILNWNGKKWLEKFLPNVLEYSDEATVYVIDNASTDDSVAFVEKYFPTVKIIINAKNSGFAGGYNEGLQHINEEIYCLLNSDVEVTENWITPILELFDKNPDIAAIQPKIRAFKNSKYFEFAGAAGGMIDHLGYPYCRGRVFETIEEDLGQYDDEKEIFWATGCALFIRREDFWKMKGFDERFFAHQEEIDLCWRLKNAGRKIYYCGKSTVFHVGGGTLNKQSPQKTFLNFRNNLTMLLKNLPTSSLFWIIPLRLVLDGIAGIYFGMKDGFPHLIAVLKAHFGFYGMFAESLKLRSKHQIKDYYQSKWLIFKHFL; from the coding sequence TTGAAAACTGCTATCGCTATACTCAATTGGAACGGAAAAAAATGGTTAGAAAAATTCTTACCAAACGTGTTAGAATATTCTGACGAAGCTACGGTTTATGTAATAGACAATGCTTCTACAGATGATTCTGTTGCTTTTGTAGAAAAATATTTCCCTACCGTAAAAATCATCATCAATGCTAAAAACTCTGGCTTTGCTGGTGGTTACAACGAAGGTTTACAACATATAAATGAAGAAATCTATTGTTTGCTGAATTCTGATGTAGAAGTGACCGAAAATTGGATTACACCTATTCTGGAACTTTTTGACAAAAATCCTGATATCGCTGCAATTCAGCCTAAAATTAGGGCTTTTAAAAATTCAAAATATTTTGAATTTGCAGGTGCAGCAGGCGGGATGATTGATCATCTTGGTTATCCTTATTGTAGAGGGAGAGTTTTCGAAACGATAGAAGAAGATTTGGGACAATATGATGATGAAAAAGAGATTTTTTGGGCAACTGGTTGTGCTTTATTCATTAGAAGAGAGGATTTCTGGAAGATGAAAGGTTTTGATGAAAGATTTTTTGCCCATCAAGAAGAAATAGACTTATGCTGGCGTCTCAAAAATGCTGGAAGAAAAATTTATTATTGCGGAAAATCTACTGTTTTTCATGTTGGCGGTGGAACACTTAACAAGCAATCTCCACAAAAAACGTTTCTTAATTTTAGAAACAATTTGACCATGCTCCTTAAAAACTTACCTACTTCTAGTCTTTTTTGGATTATTCCATTAAGATTGGTTTTAGATGGAATTGCAGGCATTTATTTCGGGATGAAAGATGGATTCCCTCACTTAATTGCCGTACTAAAAGCACATTTTGGTTTTTATGGAATGTTTGCCGAAAGTTTAAAATTAAGAAGCAAACATCAAATTAAAGACTATTACCAAAGTAAATGGTTGATTTTTAAACATTTTCTTTAA
- a CDS encoding lysophospholipid acyltransferase family protein — MNQLSFQILLFFSKLPLKVLYRFSDVFFYLNYYIIGYRKKMVLENLRNSFPEKSEAELKDISKKFFRNFGDFMIETLKIFSISEKELSELVDYRGLDVLKKAHEEKKNVILLAGHNFNWELSIALQNNVPQENFYGIYKKLESDFWDKKIIQSRAKFGIKLLETKNVMKHFFTEKSDGNSLYGFAADQSPFKTKIQLGVNFLNQRTPVFTGYNRLPNKENLMYCFTEIIKVRRGKYQLTFSEITPENETFEGEELVIKYMKLLEELIKKQPENWLWTHKRWKYKNRLTDEMMYQGKDYPI; from the coding sequence GTGAACCAATTATCATTCCAAATATTATTATTTTTTTCTAAACTTCCCTTAAAAGTACTCTATCGCTTTTCGGATGTATTTTTCTACCTTAATTATTATATAATCGGGTATCGAAAGAAAATGGTTTTAGAAAATCTTAGAAATTCTTTCCCCGAGAAATCTGAAGCAGAATTGAAAGATATCAGCAAAAAGTTTTTTAGAAACTTTGGCGATTTTATGATAGAAACACTTAAAATTTTCTCAATAAGCGAAAAAGAACTCTCTGAATTGGTAGATTATAGAGGTCTCGATGTTTTAAAAAAAGCGCATGAAGAAAAGAAAAATGTGATTTTATTGGCTGGGCATAATTTTAACTGGGAACTTTCTATTGCTTTACAAAACAATGTCCCTCAAGAAAATTTTTATGGCATTTATAAAAAACTAGAAAGCGATTTTTGGGACAAAAAAATCATTCAGTCTAGAGCAAAATTCGGAATTAAATTACTGGAAACAAAAAATGTAATGAAACATTTTTTCACTGAAAAAAGTGATGGAAATTCTCTTTATGGCTTTGCTGCAGATCAATCTCCGTTTAAAACCAAAATCCAACTTGGTGTAAACTTCCTAAATCAAAGGACTCCTGTTTTTACAGGGTACAACAGGTTGCCAAATAAAGAAAATCTCATGTATTGTTTTACAGAAATCATTAAAGTAAGACGCGGTAAATATCAATTAACCTTCTCAGAAATCACTCCAGAAAACGAAACATTCGAAGGTGAAGAATTGGTGATTAAATACATGAAATTATTAGAAGAACTCATCAAAAAACAACCTGAAAACTGGCTTTGGACACATAAAAGATGGAAATATAAAAACCGTCTTACTGATGAAATGATGTACCAAGGAAAAGACTACCCTATTTAA
- the apaG gene encoding Co2+/Mg2+ efflux protein ApaG, with amino-acid sequence MYSSITQNIKVSVIPEYDVKNSFPADNRFVFRYNIVIENLGNDAVKLMKRRWLIYDVSFGFTEVMGDGVIGMTPELQPGESFSYFSNVILRSGVGNMQGNYIFKNLETLENFESDIPKFNLVSEVLCN; translated from the coding sequence ATGTATTCTTCAATTACTCAAAACATCAAAGTTTCTGTAATCCCAGAATATGATGTTAAAAACTCCTTTCCTGCAGATAATCGCTTTGTTTTCAGATACAATATTGTCATAGAAAACCTAGGAAATGATGCAGTAAAACTCATGAAAAGAAGGTGGCTTATTTATGATGTAAGTTTCGGATTTACAGAAGTGATGGGAGATGGCGTAATCGGCATGACACCAGAATTACAACCAGGAGAGTCTTTCAGCTACTTTTCTAACGTCATTTTGCGTTCAGGAGTAGGTAATATGCAAGGAAATTACATTTTTAAAAATTTAGAAACTCTAGAAAATTTTGAGTCTGATATTCCTAAATTTAATCTGGTTTCAGAAGTCCTTTGCAATTAG
- a CDS encoding 3'-5' exonuclease: MNFVALDFETATHERNSACELGICVVENSEIVETKTWLIKPPSFPYFNPHNINVHGIYPKDVAHAPTFDEIWYEIEDLLYGNLMIAHNASFDAGVLRSCLDYYGIFKPKTEYLCSIQIAKKSWKNLTSYGLKNLANCHDIQFTHHRAGADAEVCAKISLLAFERLLITENDELPALFSKNLKVL, translated from the coding sequence ATGAATTTTGTTGCATTAGATTTCGAAACAGCTACACACGAGAGAAACTCTGCGTGTGAATTAGGAATCTGCGTGGTAGAAAATTCTGAAATTGTAGAAACCAAAACTTGGCTCATTAAACCGCCGAGTTTCCCTTATTTCAATCCACACAACATCAATGTTCATGGGATTTATCCAAAAGATGTAGCTCATGCTCCTACTTTTGACGAAATTTGGTACGAAATAGAAGATTTGCTCTACGGAAATCTTATGATTGCCCACAATGCTTCTTTTGACGCAGGAGTTTTGCGCAGTTGCCTTGATTATTATGGAATTTTCAAGCCTAAAACAGAATATCTCTGCAGCATACAGATTGCCAAAAAATCTTGGAAAAATCTAACGAGTTATGGTTTGAAAAACCTCGCTAACTGTCATGATATACAATTTACGCATCACCGAGCTGGAGCAGATGCAGAAGTCTGCGCTAAAATTTCTTTATTGGCCTTTGAAAGACTTCTGATTACTGAAAATGATGAATTACCAGCACTTTTTAGTAAGAATTTGAAAGTTTTATAA